The genomic region TAAACCGGGATACAAGTACACAGGCACTGTTTACAGGGAAATCGGAATGCAGAACTCCAATTTCGGCGGAATGGAAAACGTAGGAAACACCACTATCAGTACCAATCGTATAATGCCATTCCCTCAAATGACAGATACTGCTTTTGAATATCTCATGAGGGTTAAGGTGCATGAATTTTACCATAACCTGAACGGTTCAGAAGTCACAGGCTGGAGTCCTTTTGAAATATGGCTTAACGAAGCTGTTACTGTTCACATTGAAAGGATGTACCATGCTTATCACTTTGGTGAGGAATACAGCCGTCTTGGTGAAGTGCTTACTCTTCTGGCACCGGGTTCCGGAACATTCGCTCTGGATAAAGGAGCAGCTTCAATGCCAATAATCCCTGACGGCTTCAATGACCCGGACGACCTCATCAGTTCAGTTACATACGTTAAAGCTCCTGAATTTGTGAATATGATCGAGACCATGATGGGAAAGGAGACTTTTGTAAAAGCTCTGGATTCTTACCACTGCAAATTCAAACACTCAAATGCCTCAAGCTGGCAGTGGCTTGATGAGATGGAAAAAGCTTCCGGCATGGATATCAAGGACATGGCAAATATATGGCTTAAACAAACACAGTTCCCGGTGCTTCATGTTGATTCTTCATACAGTGAAGATGAAAGAAAATGTACTTTATCCTTTAAACAGGAAGTTCCTGAAGGAAAATCCTTCTGGGAATTGCCAATATGTGCAGCCCTTGTGGATGGAAATGGAAACGACCTTGCGCAAGTCATGGAGCGCATGACAGCCGGGGAACAGGAAATTGTGATTGAAAATGTTGACAGGCCCGCATTCCTTTCCCTTAACCGCAACTATTCATTCTTTGGAAAGGTCGTTCATGATGCAAGTATTGATGAGTTGATTCTGCAGGCTAAAACGGACTCTGACCTGATAAACCGGTTCCTTGCATTCTACAGGATAGTGGATTCTGAAAAGATGAAACTTATAAGAGATAGTGATGCTCTGCCATCTGAAGAATTCATAGATCTTTTCCATGAACTTATAATGAATCTCGACCTGATGGAAAGAGCAGGTTCACAATTCCTGGCCATCTTTGAATCTGTGGAAGATGATAAGTTTTCACACAGCTACCAGTTGTTGTACGAAGTTAAACAAAGAATTTTAAAAGCCATCGCAAGCAGACATGAAGAAAGTCTCATGTCACTGTATGAAGCTTGCAATGCAAAAATCAGTGATAGTTTAGATTACCTTGAAGGGCAGGTTCATGCTATCAAGTGCAGACAGGTTAAGAATAAATGTCTGTCTATTCTTTCAACTCTTGATACTCCGGCTATTCATGACATGATCAGGAGGCAGTTTGAAACTGCACAAAATGCCACAGATAAACTAACTGCTTTTGGACTTTATCTTGACAGTTCTGCATCTGACAAAATAGAGCTTATGCAGAATTACCAGAAGGAAGCTGAAAAGAACCCGGTCAGCTGGGAAGCTTACCTGAGAGTTATCGGGGGAAGCAGCGGGGATGATGTAACTGACCTGGTAAAACAGGTTGAAAAATCCAAAACTTTCAGGATAGAGCAGGCAAATGACCAGAGAGCACTCTTTGCAAGTTTTGCTTTCAACAGGAAAAAATCCCTGCAAACTGAAAAGGGAAGAGAGCTTCTAAGTGAAATCGTTCCAAAACTGGCTACGGTGAATGAATATAATACTGTGGCAATTCTCAATGTGCTGGCCAACATTGACAGGATGAAAGATGAATATCATATACCCCTTGTGGAAATGATGTTCGGTTTCCTGAACAAGCTTGACCCTGAAAACAACCCGAGTGTATATAACAGGATAAGAAAGATATTGCTCAATACTCCAAGTGCTGTGGCAAAGTATGAGGAGATCAACGGGAAGGTTGACCTGAGTTGAAACCTGATTTCTTCATTATGAAACAACATCATAATGAAGAATACAGGACGATTTCCTGAATGTGGGTATAAGGCTCATAAAATGACCTTTCATGCCCCATCTTTTTTTCTCCACATCCATGTAGTAAAGAGTATCACGATGTTTAATATTTGAATTCCAGCATTCGATTTCAGAAACATCGTTCAGACCCCAGACAAAATCTGCTTTAACATGCTTAATAGTATCATGCCATTTTGAATGCTTACAAGCCCACTGGCTTACTGCATCAAAATGGATTTCAGAACCCGGAAAATGACTGGCAAGATTACAGATCACAGATTTTACCTGAGACTTTGAGAAATACATCAACACTCCTTCAATTACAAAAATAAAATTACCCTGAGGATGATTGTCTGCCAGTATCTCCATCCATTCGCTTTCAAGCATTGAAGCACTTATGTACTTCTGATTTGACTTTGCCGGCAAAAGGATCTGTCTTAATTTTATGACCTCAGGAAGATCAAGCTCATAGAAAACAGCCTTTTTGCTGTTAGAAAGTCTCTGGTAACGTGTATCAAGCCCGCAGCCTATCAGGACAACCACAGGATGCTGGTGTTTTTCAATAAAGCCAGACACTTTAGTATCAAAGTGACGAACTCTTATTGAAGTCCCGATACCACTCATTTTTCCTTTGCTGAATTTTGAAAAGTCATAATCGATTTTGCTGACAAGATCTTCAGCTGTCGGGTCACTGATAATTCCACCCGGATTTTTAGTCTCTTCGCTTCGCATGTATAAAGTGATAAATAAAGTCTCAGCTATTTCATTTGAAATCTGAGGCCTTATTTTAGGAATTAAAGATTCTTTCATTATTTCACTCCCTGAAAATGATTTTACTGAATTACATTATTTACGACCTTTTATTTTCATAACCCCTAACAAGACCACAAGAGTTACCATAAATGCAACTGCAATTCCTGAAACCGAAGATATTGTAGAGGTCTCTTTTGGAGTAGCAGGTATGGATTCTCCGGAGGAAACAGGTACATTATCTGCAGTACTTTCAAGTATTCCATTGTCGTTTTCATCAACAACATTGACATCTGCATCTTCAGTTTCTCCTGATTCAACCGATGAAGCAGAGGTTCCCATGTTACCTGAAGTACCGGAAGATGAACTGCTCTTACTGCTACCAGTTTCTGAATCTGATGAAGCAGAGACTGAAAGATCAAGACTTACAGTGTCACCGGGGTTTGAGGTACTAAAATCCGCACCCGAAATCCCGGATTCAACTCCATCCACATAAAACTTTATATTTTCATAATCCGCAGGCTCACATGTTACAACAAGCTTTGTACCTGGCTGATCCCCATAAACTCCGTCCGAACTGACAGTTGTACTTCCAATGACCTGTCCGTCAAGTTCTGCTGTTATTTCAGTTCCTGCTGTGGCTGCTTCATCTCCCGTGCTGACACTGCCTTCAATTATCAAGGGAAGGGAAGGAACAGTACTTGAATCTGCAGATGCAGGAATGGCAGACATTCCCACAACTACCATCATAAGTATAACCAGACATCTCGTATTGTAAAAACTGTGAATTCCAAATTTTAAAAACATTTTTTCACCTTAAACACTAATAGGAAAAAGAGGAAGAAGAAGATGGGAAAATACCCATCTTCAACTCATTCCAATCCATTCTCCGTCATCCATTCATCAGAAACCGTACAATATTGTCTCCTGTGTTACCAGAATCCAGTATCCATTATAGGGGGCCATCTCAAAAGAGTCAGTGCCTACATGACTGCCGGAAATTACTCCTGTTTCACCATTATGTCCCACATAACCGTAAGACATGGTTTCGGAATAATAAGGACCTTTGATCAATGAATATGAATCATCCATTGACTGAAGTGTCATTTTCGCAGACAGGGAATCTGCAGCATCACTATATCCTATGGCATTCCAGCCTTTGTGCAGGCTTATTGTTGCAGGAACTGCTGGTACCGCGGGCTTGAGTTTGTCACTTGAAACAAACTGTGAATATCCAAGAGAATTCTTGATCCAGTAAGCCTTAAGGGGCTCCAGTTCTGTGAAATCAACTCCACCCTGTTCCCACATTCCTGATGATGTGTTATAGTATAATACCACATCATATTCAATATCCTCAAATACAGAATCAACTGATGCATCATTTAGTTCAGAAGGAACTGAGATGAAATTCCAGCCTGAGGATATTGGAAGCCCATCGGAAAGAGATGTTGAAACATCAAATAATTCCTCAGAAGGACCATAGGTCATCTTTTCCTGC from Methanolobus tindarius DSM 2278 harbors:
- a CDS encoding class I SAM-dependent methyltransferase, with amino-acid sequence MKESLIPKIRPQISNEIAETLFITLYMRSEETKNPGGIISDPTAEDLVSKIDYDFSKFSKGKMSGIGTSIRVRHFDTKVSGFIEKHQHPVVVLIGCGLDTRYQRLSNSKKAVFYELDLPEVIKLRQILLPAKSNQKYISASMLESEWMEILADNHPQGNFIFVIEGVLMYFSKSQVKSVICNLASHFPGSEIHFDAVSQWACKHSKWHDTIKHVKADFVWGLNDVSEIECWNSNIKHRDTLYYMDVEKKRWGMKGHFMSLIPTFRKSSCILHYDVVS
- a CDS encoding M1 family metallopeptidase, whose protein sequence is MNRIYKYYPEDFGELSVKVIHMNLIFDVFDDHTKVTSDLKLQTLDKPIDKLELNCKKLEILSVSCSEYEIDHEYKIKDDILLIKFKQNVPENTEIVIHTETICRPTDNILEGLYYDETPAGAPPQQITQCQQWGFQRIVPCIDDMTAKCTYTTTIIADERYTNLITNGDIIEERHSVGNGRDMIVYDNSVTPMATYLFFLGVGTYDTFKKEFEYPEGDTFDLELLVPPGSDPVIAGRSLDVLYDSIMWMYLFTGPEQYKQPEKRKEIMDMIKERDLLKNEGEAASEKLEKIRKELKKAVSLIKPGYKYTGTVYREIGMQNSNFGGMENVGNTTISTNRIMPFPQMTDTAFEYLMRVKVHEFYHNLNGSEVTGWSPFEIWLNEAVTVHIERMYHAYHFGEEYSRLGEVLTLLAPGSGTFALDKGAASMPIIPDGFNDPDDLISSVTYVKAPEFVNMIETMMGKETFVKALDSYHCKFKHSNASSWQWLDEMEKASGMDIKDMANIWLKQTQFPVLHVDSSYSEDERKCTLSFKQEVPEGKSFWELPICAALVDGNGNDLAQVMERMTAGEQEIVIENVDRPAFLSLNRNYSFFGKVVHDASIDELILQAKTDSDLINRFLAFYRIVDSEKMKLIRDSDALPSEEFIDLFHELIMNLDLMERAGSQFLAIFESVEDDKFSHSYQLLYEVKQRILKAIASRHEESLMSLYEACNAKISDSLDYLEGQVHAIKCRQVKNKCLSILSTLDTPAIHDMIRRQFETAQNATDKLTAFGLYLDSSASDKIELMQNYQKEAEKNPVSWEAYLRVIGGSSGDDVTDLVKQVEKSKTFRIEQANDQRALFASFAFNRKKSLQTEKGRELLSEIVPKLATVNEYNTVAILNVLANIDRMKDEYHIPLVEMMFGFLNKLDPENNPSVYNRIRKILLNTPSAVAKYEEINGKVDLS